Genomic DNA from Gossypium hirsutum isolate 1008001.06 chromosome A01, Gossypium_hirsutum_v2.1, whole genome shotgun sequence:
TTTTGTTCCAACTGCACGCTTGACCATCCAATACCCCTTTGAACATTTAGAAACAACTGAGCTTTTCACTAGCATTAGAGCAATAGATAACAACTAGGTGAGATGTTTACAATATACAATTTCATACCTCAACAATGCTTGGTATCAGTTTAAATCTTGCATCACGAAATTGATCCGTTCCATCTGCAAACTTTTCCAGTAAAGAATATTTCCTCACTGGCCTTTCAGCAGCATAGTAGAGGACCAAACTATGTTTGGGAGAAAAGTGGAAACTAGAAGTGAATCTGAAGGTCAGAGCATGATCTGCATTGACCATCCAGAacaataaaatttgttaaaaattttcaactttaatcTTCGTATCATCCACTTAATTACATGGCTATTTCAGGATTAGAATTTCTTCATATGAAAACATCATTTTGTGTTCAGAAATATGGCTTAAGTGTCATTACCAATAACGATCCCAAACCTATTTGTCCTAAGCAAACAACTTTGAGCTTTTAATAGTTAGTTTTCTGCAGGACTAAGCTTTTAAAATAGAAATCATTTTTCATAACCATCTTATGCAATTGTAAAAATTTCCAATGTATTGACagttttgtttaaataaatatgCAGATAAAGGAGGTAGAAATGCATCCACATGCGTACCTCGAGATTAATCACAAGGATAAATGGAAGATTTTTTCCGGCATCAGACTGAAAATGAAAATAGCAGTTAGGTCATAATTCATAAAAATGTTTTTCCATCAAGCAAAATCATTCACGATGCCTCCAATATTCTCGAATCAGCCTTTTCCAACAGTGAAGGAACATTTTTGTTCAGTGTGATAGAGAATATGATGTGCTATTTGTCTGCAACATTAGGAGTACATAGATGCAAGAATAGATAGTGTGGCTGTCCCAAAACAAATGATAAAGTCCCTAGCAGCTTGTAGGAGTAGCAAACCATTTGCTAAATTGTCCTATGTAGAAACAGTCCATTCTCGAATTAAAATCTGCAAACTGAAAGAAAATTCTTAAATCTATGGATCCACCAGGCATTTCAATAGCTATTTAGCTAAGTCTCATAATACATAGAAGATGTTTGCAGTTCAGATGATGATGCTGCAATGGCTGTGTGGATATACCAGAATGACAGGACAAGAAACAGACGATTTGGGAAATATGGGGTTAACGAAATCAAGGAAAAGGTAAGGGAGATGCGTTGAAAGTTGGTAATCGCCTTGTTTCTTATTGTTAGATAAAGAAATATAAATGGTTTGAGAAATGGAAATTGAAGGAACTAAATACTGTTGAGATAACCAAAAAGTTTGATAGTTGTTTCATCCAGTCTAAAATACTAATCGAGTTCGGGGAAAATTAATAAAAGCACTACTGAAGGCATCTTTTTATTTCACGTAAAAAAGGAGTAACAAGCATGCAAATTGACTTCCTGATACATGAATCTCTATTCATTCAAACATAAGCAAGGCTAAAGGGGACTTTCTAGGAACAAGATGCATCTTATAAACAAAACCAAGAAAATACATAATGTTttgcttaaaataaaaaaataagagtaTTCTTTTAGCATAACAATGGCTAAGCCATAGCATGAAAAACAGTGAAACCAGGAAAGCCATAAGTTCATTTTATAGGTTTTAGCACTCAAAATTGAGACTGTAAAATGCACATAGTAAgatttcataaaattatattagCATGGCTAATCTGCAAAGAAATTACTGGAAAGAATTTGAAAAAtgtaaataacaaaaagaaaccaATCCTAGCAGAAAATTTGCTAAGAATGAAGCAACTTTCACATGACTTTCATAACATTGACACCTTCAAGGAAAGGGAAACAGTACGAAGCCGGTTTAATACCTGAGCTAGACTCTTTGGATGCAATGCAATTTTATCTGTTGCTTTATCGACTTTGAACCAATCAACAGCTATGAGCTTGAGAAGGGGATTTCCACCCATTATCTGCGAAAAGACTTGTAGGTTACTCAATTGATTCTTTACAGAATATTGGCAAGAACAAGGAATGCGAGGAAGAAATTACAGATATAATAAAACCATGGAAGAGGACTGTCAGCTATAAAGTAAAAGGAAAATTTTCATCATAGGAAAAATCATGCTTCCTCATTTTCTGTATTTGAAACTTTACTTGTCCAGCAGAGAATTCATTAAGCAAGATAAATATAGTTAAAAGCAATCAAAGAACTCATACATTAAGAAATCTAAAATTAATAAATGGGCCAAATATAATAATGATTCAAACAAAGAACTTCCAACTACTGAACTGAATGAGAGGGTCTCAACCTTGAAACCAAACAAAGAATACAAGGTAAGACAGAAATACCAGTAAAACTATAAATGTAAAGTCGATTTTGGTTTCTTAATCCAATTTAGAAACCAGACCTGGCAAGATTAGGTAAATGAAACTGCATCACACCAATAGCTAACAGAATCAATATGAACTGACCAATAGAAACATATGTATCAACTCAGGATGAGAGCAtaatgaatgagtagaactacACACGAAGCAGACAACTGTCATTCCAATTTGTATCTCAATTTTCCATTATAATAAACCAGATACTcttaatttcatgctttgatgATATAAGATGATAAGAGTGCACTCAGaacaaataaaaacaatgaaaaatgCATGTCAAATGATTAACAAGGGTAGGAAAACCTCACCTTGGCACTATTTTTTAAGTATGTCTGTCCTCTTATCATAAATCCCGCACCATCAGGAGAAGTCCAACAATTTGTGTCAGCATCATCCTTTCCTTTATGGAGAACACTGTTGAATTGACTTGGATCAACATGAATAGGAGGTACACTAAGATCTAATTCCTTACTTGCATTTTCAGCTGCATCTGCAGTGACTTAATTCTTAGTATACTTAATAGCTCACAAAAGGATCAATGATAGAATATCTTTTAAGCTATAAGATATTATTgttaccaaaaaagaaaagaaaaagaaaaagagaaggcataaatataaaaaatgtttcCTGGATAGAATCtccttttttcaaataaaagataaaagcaGGTTGATCTTTCCAAATACAGAACTAAGAAAATAAAGAACCTGAAGCTTGCTTCAAAGCTGTGCTTGAGATGGCCGCAGGTGCAGGCTTCGGCTTGACTGGTTTTTCCTGATAAAGTTGAGAGCAGATTATCAATAATAGAGTTTTTCAAGAAAACGATAATGAATAGGTTACATCAGTCCACAAATAGAGCAATCGAGTTCCAATTTCCACCAGCAACAAAAACCTTTAAGAAATAGAAATCTACTCGGAACTTAAGCTAATTAAAATACAGGAATCCATATAAATTTGAGAGCAAAAGAGAGTTAGAAATATGAATTTACCTTTCCAGTTGCAGTAAACTCCGAAAATAAAAGGTTGAGAAGGCCAAGCGTCGATTCTATTGTAATCTTCAGCAAAAGAAAGACAGAAGGAAGAAACAGAAGACGGAAAGGGGAAgcaggagggtaaaacagggtcTAAAACTCAAGCAGCACCTAATCTGAGAAAGAGGAACGTAATAGAAATCGGTGGATTTTGGGGATTAGGGGTGTAATGTAATAGACGGGTATTAGCCAATACCCTGAACCAAACAGAGGATTGAAGTGGGATTAaatggggcccaccgattaggggtgtattggcatagccaatacacccaaccaaacatggtgttagTGCAAGGTTTGGGTATTGGGGAGGTGTGGTTGGATGAGCCACCTTGGACTCGTAGACCTTTGCCACAAGCGGATGCTAGTGGTAAAGGAAGCATTagattatagttttgattattataaaaaatataaaaatatataaaattttttataatacattattacatttttattatttttattattttatatatataaagaaaattaatatttttttataatgagAAAGGTGAAGTGAgacaaataattattataattgttttatattCACTGTTAACTTACATCGTCCcagatctattttttaaaaaaaatttatttttttcaaaacaaattaaTTGAAAATCTAAAGGGATCAAATTTTGACATCTTATATCTATTTTTAGatcattattaataaaaaaaacagaaactATGATCATCaaccaagaaaaataaaaggtaaaaaagGGAATTAACATCAATGTCTTGTCAAAGCACAAGAATAGCAAAAATGATGTTATGTTTTAATGATAATTAACCACTTAATATCATGATCATAATTTACATTTATGGTGTCTTAATCATTCACTgtctttacatttttttaatcatGTCATTTGGAACATGCATTAACTTCAAATCATGGTATAAAAATCTTTAGATATCTTTGCTTTACATTGTTGATTATGATTAGCTTTGGTCAATCTAAGACCACCCAAAAATCATTTCTTTTTGTTAATATTACCGACCACAAATCTTGTATGAGAAAATTGCAGGTCTTTCACATCATTAAAGAGGGCCCAACAAATTTatgccaaaatttaaaaaaaaaagtattaactTTTGCTTTTCTTGttagattttttaaaacattttgtattCACTCTCAATTTTCAATCTTAGCTTACTTCTTTTTTCCTATTGAAAATGACATTAAAGGGCCAATCAAAGAGGTGGAAGATCTATTGTTTTAGTTTTGGGGATTTgactcttctttcttcttcttttgtaatatataaattgtaagtagagtttttaaattaaatgatataagtttttatttataaaatttgtttgtaaaagtaaaaaaataattattaaaaaataaacatatgataatatttaaaatttgctCTTGAACTTGAAGTATgtcactataaaaaattaaaaggataaattttaaaattagacatgaattttaatttaatgtgtaattatataTTTGTCCTGTAATTATTGttcaaatgtatatttgaaacttcaattttgatttgatcatacacaattaaataaatacatcaaattattttttatactggataaatataattatttatgtatataatatataaacataaaatgatgttatatagATAATTGTGATAATAATTTATacgaattgaatcaaatcaaaatttcgtttataaaattacacaaaatcaaaatttatgtacaaaattacacattaaaccataatttatgtataattttaatatttatccttaaactaaaagaattaaacaaAAATACTTAAAAGGCATGGTAATAAGAGAATTAAACAAAAGAATATTAGACAGTTATGAAAGTTACCTAATCTTTGAATGCATTGGATGATCCATGTTTCACGATTTCTCCCTGTTTgtcatttctaattttttttaaactaatcATGCTTTTTGGATAGAAAAGACAAACACGAATCAAATACCAGTAATTATACGTCAATATATCAAAAACTAGTAGTAAATTAgtgattattatatatattataggcACTTCACGTGGAATtcgtttttattataattttaaaattatttattcgtAAATTTTGCGTGatcataatataaattaaaagcaTTTTTCTAGATTTAAAATTGGAATtgaaattaatttggaaaaaattacaaataacataATTATCGATGTCCTGAATGTGTGCCACAATTAGGTAGGTGTCGGGCATGCCTAGGGTTTCTTTGCATTGTTTAGGTTGGTGGCTCCTCATCGTCCTCGTCTTCATCTTCCCGTGCACATCTATGTTGATCGCCAACTTCATCTCCTTCCTTCGTGCTTGATTGCGTCTGGGTCCTAGTTGCCCATCGTACATCCCCTCTTATATGGGTCGGCGGTTGCGAGGATGACCCACCTTGGTAAAAAAACGTTGTTGAGGGTATTTGCGACACTATCAGAGGATAATTGTATGGTGTCGCATAGGCCGACTGCGGATAAAAGGTGAGAATTGTAGACAATACCGGATACATCGGTGTTGTTGGCGGTATCGGCACATAATACGGTATGGTGGGTGGCGGTTGTACGAAATATTCACCTAGGGAAGGTGTTAATGCAATGAATGATGGTGTGTGCTATGGTGCTTGTGTAAAATAAATTGAGTTAGCACAAAAAATATATGAACCATACTGACCGGGTGCTTGCACGACAATCGAGTTCTCGTGTGGAGCTGGAGCAGATGTTGTTCTCCCCGCGACATGTTCTCCTGACCTAGGATTGATGGGCCCTCGTCTTTGCCTCCTACGGCGACGTTGCCTACTCCTTTCTAAAGCCGACAGTAGATACGGCTTGCCGTTATGCCTGAACCAATCCATGTAATCTGGAGATGTTGCCAACTCTGGTGTGAGAAATGGTTCACGTGATGGCAAGTAATCATACCTACGCTGCCAAATCTCGATATACTTTTGGTGGAATGTTGACCAATCTTCCTCGAGTCTCCCCCGCAAGTCGATATTGTGCAGGTCATCGAGCTTTTGGGGTGATGACGGAATACGTTGCATACACCCGAACTGTCGCATCACTCGGTTGGATTCATGTATCTCAACTGTTGCAAAAACGATTAATGGCACTTTAACGTGCCAGATGTTGCGATTGGCCAAAAATTCAGTCGGGACGCATTCTTGAATTCTCGGATCCGCATATGGCATCCATACAAACTGCATTACGAATTTCCAAATTTTAGCACGTGCCTAacgtttaattttaaattttagaattaaaaaccGATAACTTTGAAATTCATAAACTAACCTCCTCTTCGGTTTGTTGATCTAAAGCTAGTCGAATATCCTCGAGCTCGATCGGTATACCGCTATGTCTAGCGGGATTGTTCCACCTATTCAAGTAAcatgttatttcaaaattaaaacaatgaaaaattaaaacaataaaaatattatcaaatgaattttaccatATTACGAGTGGGAATTCATAAGGGAGGTCCACTCGGGGGCGTAAAAATGGTAATCGATACCATGCCCACGATTGAAGAAGAAGCATGCAACCGCTTATTTTAGCTTTTTCTGGTTGTGTTGCTCTACACATTTCTCGGTACAATGTCGCCAACACTGCTGATCCCCAACTAAGTCGTCCCGCTTCTTTTAAGTCAGCTAGTAGTAGCAGCCACCTTAAATGTACCAGATTTCGAGATTTATCTGGCATGAGCAAACCCCCGATCAATTTTAAGATGAACGCGCGAGCGAATTGTTCTTTTTCAACATCACTCGCTGAAGCCTCGATAGTTTTGAAGTTGTCCTCCAACCATTTCATCTCGATCCGACTTCCCTTAAACTTGTTCGGCACCTTCCCTAATAATTGCTCGCATGTTTCACTCCAATCGGTACTAAGCACTGGCCCCGTAACAACTTCCCCATCAACCGGTAGACCGAGTTGTAAACTAACGTCCtcgagtgtaattgtacactcaccacagggaagatggaatgtgtgtgtctCCGGTCTCCATCTTTCGACCAAAGCACTGATAAGTGTgggatccaatttagtccccccgAGCATGCGAGCCACGTATAAAAATCCTGCATCTCGTAAGTGTCCATAAATGACATCTGATGCGCCTTCGCTTAAATTGTTTATGTACGTCTCCAATATCCGATCTTTAGCCTAAgtatataatcataaaaaaattaataatgttaacagcataataattaactaattaaaattaaataatttaataatatttttaacaacataataattaactaattaaaattaaataatttaataatattttgttaCCATTTGTAATTGAACGGCGGAGATGTGCTTATCATCCAAATGAATAAGCTGATTTGCCATCTTacaaattataagaaataaaataaaatcggtGAATTTtgaaaagaactaaaaaaaattagaattgagaatttagaataaaaaattgagAATTAACAATTGAGAATCAAAAAGTAagaattgaaaattgagttgaaaagaatgagtttatataagaaaaaaaatatggttATTGGAATCCTACAAC
This window encodes:
- the LOC121203277 gene encoding protein ENHANCED DISEASE RESISTANCE 2-like isoform X2 — protein: MIRGQTYLKNSAKIMGGNPLLKLIAVDWFKVDKATDKIALHPKSLAQSDAGKNLPFILVINLEDQDRELPIGSKQSYI
- the LOC121203277 gene encoding protein ENHANCED DISEASE RESISTANCE 2-like isoform X1, producing MIRGQTYLKNSAKIMGGNPLLKLIAVDWFKVDKATDKIALHPKSLAQSDAGKNLPFILVINLEVCIYIKILHPLSFPFYLRIEISKPA
- the LOC107934652 gene encoding serine/threonine-protein phosphatase 7 long form homolog isoform X1, encoding MANQLIHLDDKHISAVQLQMAKDRILETYINNLSEGASDVIYGHLRDAGFLYVARMLGGTKLDPTLISALVERWRPETHTFHLPCGECTITLEDVSLQLGLPVDGEVVTGPVLSTDWSETCEQLLGKVPNKFKGSRIEMKWLEDNFKTIEASASDVEKEQFARAFILKLIGGLLMPDKSRNLVHLRWLLLLADLKEAGRLSWGSAVLATLYREMCRATQPEKAKISGCMLLLQSWAWYRLPFLRPRVDLPYEFPLVIWWNNPARHSGIPIELEDIRLALDQQTEEEFVWMPYADPRIQECVPTEFLANRNIWHVKVPLIVFATVEIHESNRVMRQFGCMQRIPSSPQKLDDLHNIDLRGRLEEDWSTFHQKYIEIWQRRYDYLPSREPFLTPELATSPDYMDWFRHNGKPYLLSALERSRQRRRRRQRRGPINPRSGEHVAGRTTSAPAPHENSIVVQAPGEYFVQPPPTIPYYVPIPPTTPMYPVLSTILTFYPQSAYATPYNYPLIVSQIPSTTFFYQGGSSSQPPTHIRGDVRWATRTQTQSSTKEGDEVGDQHRCAREDEDEDDEEPPT
- the LOC107934652 gene encoding serine/threonine-protein phosphatase 7 long form homolog isoform X2; translation: MLGGTKLDPTLISALVERWRPETHTFHLPCGECTITLEDVSLQLGLPVDGEVVTGPVLSTDWSETCEQLLGKVPNKFKGSRIEMKWLEDNFKTIEASASDVEKEQFARAFILKLIGGLLMPDKSRNLVHLRWLLLLADLKEAGRLSWGSAVLATLYREMCRATQPEKAKISGCMLLLQSWAWYRLPFLRPRVDLPYEFPLVIWWNNPARHSGIPIELEDIRLALDQQTEEEFVWMPYADPRIQECVPTEFLANRNIWHVKVPLIVFATVEIHESNRVMRQFGCMQRIPSSPQKLDDLHNIDLRGRLEEDWSTFHQKYIEIWQRRYDYLPSREPFLTPELATSPDYMDWFRHNGKPYLLSALERSRQRRRRRQRRGPINPRSGEHVAGRTTSAPAPHENSIVVQAPGEYFVQPPPTIPYYVPIPPTTPMYPVLSTILTFYPQSAYATPYNYPLIVSQIPSTTFFYQGGSSSQPPTHIRGDVRWATRTQTQSSTKEGDEVGDQHRCAREDEDEDDEEPPT